GGTTCCACCAGAGGCCAGGGCTGgcgggggggagagagagaggccgGGCTGGGGGTGCCTTCTAGCATCCTGCCTGCAATGTCCCCTGTCTTCCCATCGGCCCCACTGACCCCCATCAGCAGCCCTCACACCTTCCCCAAAGGTGAGATGGGTATGAAGAGGAGAGCGATGCAGTGAGCAGGGGCAGGATGGCATGGCTGGAGCACCAATGGGGGGGGCTCGTGGCCCCAGGGGGCAAGGCTGTTGACGATGGGAGTGGCATGAGGCAGCACGCACCTTGGATAGTGGCCAAAGGGTTGTTGCTCATGAGGGCTGGACTCAGCCCGGAGCTCAACCCCACCATTGTGCTTCTGCAAGAGGCAAAGCAGAGGCATTAGCAGGGGCGGGCACCCGCCGGCAGAACTGGGGCTCAGCTCCCCACCCTGGAAGCAGCAGCGACCCTGCTTCTCCCCGCAGCCTCCCCACCAGCAGCTGCCCACTTACCCCGCGCTGGGGTTCAGGCCCGACAAGCCGATAGCCGAGTGGCTGCCTTGAGGGCTGGGATTTGTGCTGTTGGtggtggcggggggtgggggagtgacaGAGGGGATGGAATTGAGGGGGggcgcggccccgcccccgcccccgccccctccggCTGTCCGGCTGGGGTGGAGAGTCCCCACAGCTGAGGATAAGGTAGTAACTGCCAGAGAAACatagagagagggagagttcAGCTTCCATTTGTCCTCCACCCAGGAACCTGAGGtcccctcctgcttcctctccgCCCAGACTCACAGCGTCTCCTCAATCAGATCTGACTTAGGACTCCCGCCCTCTCTTCCCAGGACCATTTCTTGGTGCCTCTGTCACGGTGACAGCAATCACAGTAGTCGCAATAAGAGCAGCTGTCACCCACTGAGCCTGTGCCCTGTGCCCGGCGTGTGCTAGCACCCCACGTACCCTGCCCTGAACCTCACCCCTGGGCTCCTTTTATACAGACAAGAACGGAGGGCGCCCAGAAGACAAAGCCCTATGGCTCCCTCTAGGGGCCAGGCAGGGGGATGCGGCTGTGCCCGCGGGGCTTTCCGCTCAGGAACTGGCAAGTTGAGGAAACTCAGAGTTCAGCCTAGGGCAGCAATTCCTGGCTCTGTCACGTCCCAGCTGTGCCCTTGGGGAAGTAACTTCACCTCTCTagcctcatctggaaaatggggataataatagaacctacctcATAAAAtggatgtgaggattaaattctctataaagcatttagaacagtgccaggctcACCCTTATGACTTTATAAACCTCCACTTATTACTTCCTAACCTGGGAAGAGGCaatatggtatttgttttgtattattcttATCTATGGTGTTAAACACGCCCTGTCCCaagaagggggaaaggagggCTTTGTACAaaagtgtgtgtgcctgtgtgtgtgtctgtgacacACTTGTAAGTATACATGCTTGTATATAGCTTCCGAATGTATTATACATTCAcagtaattttataaaaactgaggcccacagtTCCCAGAGAGGTAAGTCACCTCTGAAGTTCACATAGTTTATAAATGCCAGGAACAGAATCCAAGTACATCGCCCGTCAGCAACCCCATGCTTTACTCATAGGAAATCGTGGAGATGAAAGCCGGTGGCTCTGACTGGAAGGGGGGAGgctgccctctccctctctcttccctgccccctcaTCCCCAGGCTCAGCCTTGAGACCCACAAATGCCCTGGGTCACTTGAGACCCTCGGGCTCAGGCCTGCACTGCAttctccaccccaaccccccaccaTCTTCTGCCTCCCTGACCTGTTGTGCTCAGACTGCTGGAAGCTTGGGACATCGGCAAGGTCCCAGCACCCCCCTGGGGTGTGacctggggagagaggagaaaaggtaCGGTTAGGCCACTGTCTCCCAGAAGCCCCTGTGATGCTCCCTGTGGGGATGCCACCACTCCTCTGCCCCCAGGATGGGAAACGGGCTCTGGGTACAACGTTGTTTATGATTGCATCAGGTGCTTCCCACAATATCTTTCTTCACATGCACCCTAGGTGACCCTGAGCAGGAAGCAGGAACTCCCATTGGAGGGGCTCCCCTCTCCTCTGACACTATCCAGGTCTGAAATGTGTGTAGGGGGTGGGTCTGATGACAAGTTGTGCCTCTGCATCAGACTGTTGGGATGTCATTCGGCTTGATTTTCTGGGACCATCCCCCAGCCTCcttcctggcctccctgcctccagtctcaTCCTTCCATCAGCCCCAGAAGCCTCACTCTAAATGTGACCCTGTCCCTCCCCAGCTCAAAACTCCTCCTCAGCTCATCACTGCCCAAGTTCAAGCTCCTCAGCATGTAACGTGGATGTCTGAGCACCCCCCACACTCATCCATACACATTCTGGCTCAAACCACATTAAATTGTACTGGAATTCCTCAAATGGGGCTTGACACACTTTGGCTTGCAGGTCTTGTGCACCTGTCCCTTGGCTGGCTAACTCTCTGTCCTTTATGACTCAGCTCAGACAGTCCCTCCTACGTCCACATCTTGGTGACAGGGGTGGAAGGGGTCGACCTCTGGGCCCCTTGCTCCTCTCTGTAGCGTCACATCCCTTTCCACACTAGATGGAACAAAGGGCTGTCGCCGTGTGTCTGAGTCCAAGCGGGTCTGTGTGTGCACACCCAGAGGTGTAATGATGTCCCTGCCTGTGTCTGTGTGGTTGTGAacctgtgtgtgggggtggggcgtcTACATCCCCTACCTGGTATCTATCCCTGTGTGACTATGTCCTGTGATAACTGTTTGACtatgttggtgtgtgtgtgtggtgcttgTATCCCCCACGTAAGACCACAGTTCCCTGGAAACTATGTGTCCCTGTGTGACAGTGCTCCATCTATGTGACAGCCTGTCCCCAAGGGTGACTCTCCCTGCCTGTTGTAGGCACTGTGGACAACCAGGTAAATTGTGCTTCGCACAAGGTGCCTGCAGAAGGGCAAGGGGAGGAGGTGGCTGAACtttgtgcccccctcccccagaggGCCTCTGGTACCAGATGAGGGCTATAGCTGGCTGGCTTCCCCGGGCTGGGCAGCATGGGGGCCGCGCTGCAGGGGTTGATGCGTTTCTCCTTCTGGCGCCGGTTGCAGAACCAGACGCGGATCACTTCCTTCTCCATGTGCAGCTGCTCTGCGATCAGCAGGATCTCCTCTGAGGTAGGCTTCTGGTTCTGCAGGCAGAGGGCTCGTTAGCCGGACCCCACTCCGGCCCCTCCTCAGGGCCGCCCAGGACAGGGGGAGGGGGTCTCACCGCTAGAAAACTCTTCTCTAAGGCGAAGCGGACGTTTGTCTCGATGCTGGTCCTCTTCTTGCGTCTCCGGCCGGGGAGCCCATCGAAACCCAGGCTGGGGCTGCTCAGCTGGTTGGGGCTGGGCAGGCTGGAGTCCACAGACATAGTCTCTGTGCCCAGGGGGAGACAAAGACATGAGAGGGCGCCTCCCACAACCCACCACCTGCCGCGCTCCTGAGAGTCCCAGCCCAGTCCCACCTGCGTCGTTGAGCCACTTCTCCAGGAGGGGCTTGAGTTTGCACATGTTCTTGAAGCTCAGGTTGAGGGCCTCGAAGCGGGAGATGGTTGTCTGGCTGAAGTCGTTGCCGTAGAGCTTGCCCATGGCCAGGCCCACGTCACCCTGGGCCAGTGGGGCGGGGAAGAGGGAGGCGGTCAGAGTGGGGCCGTCAGGTACTGGGCTCGCCCCGCCCACTATTTACCCCGCCCCTCGCCCCTCCTCCCAGACGGCTATGCTCCGCCCCCGCTCCGCCCACCACCTGACCACGCCCCCACACCCACCGCCTGTTCAGCCCCTGGGCCCGACCTGCGTGAAGCCCAGCTTGATGCGGCGTTGCTTGAAGGTGCGGGCGAACTGCTCCAGCTCCTCCAGGTCACTGGGCTCCTCGGGGTGGGATGGTGGCTCCAAGCATTTGGGGGGCTGCGGGTGCGAGAGGTGCGGTTCGGGCAGCGTGGGGCGGGTCACGGCCTggtggggtgggcaggtgggCGGGATGCAGGACGAAGGACCAGGATGGGGCTCAGCAATGGCTGCGCAGaccccccttctccctccctgccgTCCAGCCTCTTCCTGCAGAGTCCCCTCCACCTCCCTTCAGGAGGCACCTCCACACTGGGTTGTCAGTCCCCATCAAGGTTACAATCTGCTGCTCCCCATGGAGCCTCTGCCTGCTGGAACTCTGCACATTCCCTCCCAGTCTGCAACTCCCAGTAGGAGACCCCGGCTTCTTGCGCCGAGGGccctttccctggagctgggggcGGTGGTTAAATTCTCCTGTCAAACAGGGAATCAAGGACAAACTCTGCTACCTAATTGCTGGGTAACTCTGGCAAGCCTCTTAACCTCCCTGGGCCCCAGTTTCCCCCTCTGCAGGACGAGAACCGTCAGGTGTTCTGCCTACTCCGTGGTGTTGTTGGGAGAACTTAGTTAAAAATGATAGGTTGCAAATaaagtaaaagtatttttaaaaatagatgggaAGGGTGACTGGGGGGATTTACAAAGAAGCGACAGCTCTCTCTGGAATGTTTCATTTCCctacaaataaaagaactgaagcAGGTGATGGGTGCAGGGATGTTGGTCACACAGGTCCTTGATCCACTAACCAAAACCCTGGGGCCAGATGTGTTTTGGAATTCagaaagttttcagattttagaaagcTTACATGGAGCTTATATGATAGATGAtttgacccccacccccaccaaggtCAAGGCATCGAACACATTAACAGCTCTCAGCAAAGCCCAAACCTCACAAGAGGGATAAAGAAAATGGGTAGGAGGGAACTTTGGAATCTGTAAAGGATTGTGAAAGATTATTATGAAAGTCTAGAACGCAGGCAGCAAACCAAGCAAGGCCACAGGGCCAGGCAGGAGGAGGCTGAGGTGTCCTGGAGAGCTTACGTCCTGCCAGAGGGGACCCCTGCTTCAGCCAGCAGCCAGCTGCCCACCGCCAACAAGACACATAGACACAGGTCCAGCTCTGCCAGAGCTTCTGGTTTGTGAAAGAGAAGCTGGGAATCTGGCGTTTTCTGGGAATTTTGTTGTCAactaattcaattttaaaaatatggcgTGGgccaaataaaacacatctgtattacccccccacacacacacacacacaacattttcaGTGTCTGGTCTGGGAAAGGGATATGAATTACCCAACACATCCTTCCTCAGACACTCTCCATTTGGAGTCCCCGAAGAGAGCTGAGGAATTCGGACCTAAAGGCTTTCCACCCCTTGATATTTCTTGTgtttgtgcacatgtgtatgttgGGGTAGTGGGGGTCAGATTCAAATCTTCCACATTCTCAAAGGAGTTTATGTGCCTGAAagggttaagaaccactggtctGGCTGACTACCCTCGTTCTACGGAGGAAGAAGCTGATCCAGACAGAGAAAGTGGCTTGTCTAAGGTTCCACAGCAGACTAGAGCAGGGCTGTGCCCCTGTCCTGGCCCCTGTGGCTGTGGGGTGGGCCAGGTGAAGAGACTCCACCCTCATTCGCCCAGCCTTCTGCAGGCCCTGCTGCTGACCCTTCATGGCGCGCTGAGTGGACACTCACCTGTGTGGGCAGCCCGGCCCGGGGCTGGGAGGTCAGAAGAGCTCCCTGGGTTTGCTGAGGTAGCTGGAATAGATTTGGCGTTGGTAGCAGGCCTGGGGAGACAAGGGGGAACAcatggggtgaggggtgagggggaGTCCTGTGGGGCCAACAGGGAGGCCATCGGGCGGGGCCTTACCTGGCTGACTCTGCTGGGCCTGCGGCAACAGGAACTGAGCAGGTGGCTGGAGGTGGTGCCCGGGAACAAGCACCAGCTGCTGGAGCTGGAGGAGCTGCTGTATGTCCTGCCATGGAGGGGGATGGACAGAAAGACAGCCTGAGTCCCTCCGCCTCACCTAAGCCCCAAGAGGTGCTGCACACGGTGGCCTGGCAGTGGGGGATGGAGCACTGGTCTCTGAATGGTGTCCCTGAGCTGAGGGTACCCGGAGCTTCTCCCAGCCCCGGGCTTCTGGAGCTTCCTACCTGGGCCATCCAGGAGGGCTCACTCTTTATTTACCTTTTCCTCCTTGATGAAATATTTGCCTTGTCTTACATTCCCATTGGAACAAatagaattgtttaaaaatgtaaatcagaccAAGTCTTCCCTCCTCTTAAAACACTCCCAAGGCAAACAGCATTGTGCCTGGAATGGCCTTCAAGTTCTCCAGCACATAACTGGTGAGGAGATCGCacaaccactttgggaaactgGTGATACTGTTAtgaggtgagctgtgccccccccAGAAAGGATATGTTGGAATCCCCACCTTCAGACCCCCAGAGTGTGACCTTACTTGGAGTAGGGTCTTTCCAGatgatcaagttaaaatgaggtcattagggcgGGCCCTAATCCACTATGACTGACGTCCACATAAAACAGGGAAATGTGGATACAGAGACAGatagacaaagagagaagacgctgtgaagacacagggagaagacgccatcacaaaccaaggagagaagcctggaacagatctttcccctcccagccctccagaggaaccaaccctgccgacaccttgagtTCAGACTtgtagtctccagaactgtaagacaatacatttctgttgtttaagacacccagtctgtggttctttcttatggcagccctagcaaacgaatACAGGCACTATTTTCTAAAGCTGATTCCACGCCTGGGTATAAGCCACCACAGTGCGTACATGTGTTCCCCAAGACATGTGCTAGAATGTTCACGGCAGAAccatttgtaatagccaaaacctGAAGTTAGCCCAAGTACCCAGCAACAAGTGAATGGGTAAGTAAATGGTGATTCGTGGACTGCTACGGCAACGAGAACGGTCTACAATCTATAATGACACAGCAGTATAAACTTCCCCAGCGtaatggtaagtgaaagaagctgcaCAAGAGAACATCCTGTGTGATTCCTTTTATGTTCATTTGCATGTCAGAAGTTGGGAGGGAGAGGCTAGAAGGGACCCCAGGGGGCTTCTGGGGAGCTGCCACATTCAGTTTCTAGATCTGCGGGCCAGTTACATGGGCGTGCTCAGTTTGTATCACTGAGCTGCATACTTAGGATTTGTGCACTTTTTGATATTTGTTATGCTtcaatgaaaagattttttttttttaaggagaatgaagcagggaaagagagaaaaaaatccagtCCCTCCACCAAAAAAGTAAGAATATGGATGAAAGAGGATTGGCAAAAGGTTGGTGTCTATTGAGCTGGGTAGAGATACAGGTGGTTCCTTATAGCGTTCTCTTTATGTTTAGGTTTgaacatttccaaaagaaaaagcaacgcccccccccacacaacacacacacacacacacacacacactcacacacacacactccaatgGCTTCTTGGAGCCTTACAACTAAACTCCTCACCTGGCCTCTAAGGTCCCTTATGCTGAGGCCGGTGCTCGTCTTCCTGACCTCaactcctacctcagggcctttacacgtgctgttccctctgccaggcagTTCTAGTTCTTACACTCCTGCCGGGATCCTTCTTGTCACTCAGGTCCTAACACAAAGTCCCCTCTTCAGAGATGCCCTCCTTGACCAGCCCGCCACCACACCTCGCTTTGTCACCTCTATTTCACCTCCGTATCACTATGTCAAGGCATCTTGCTTTGTGTTTACTTGTTCATGGTGTGTCTCTCTCACTGGTACGTCAGCTCCCTGAGAATGTGATCTTGCCTGTTTTGGTCACCGCTGTAatctcagcacctagaacagcaTCTGGCACCCAGGAGATGCTccacatacatttattgaatgaaccaAGACTGATGCTTCATAATTAACTTAGCAACTTTTATGTATAGTTGCAAGTTATGTTGCTTAcagttacagtattttttttccttctaggaatTTGGTGGGGAAGGGGGATGACACATGCCCCTGAATTCCTCccaatgttattattattgcagAGACCAATTTATTGTCCCAGGAGGTGAACCACTAGGGGGAAATATAAGCAACTTGACAAAAGAGCTCATTTCTCTAATGCATGAAGAGCAATtcaaaatcaataagaaaaaaccTAATGACTCAATAGTAATCCGGTCAACAGGTAGGTCTGGTGACTGCTCAGTGAAGGAAATACAGCTCTGAATAAAACAATATTCAGATTCACTCACAATAAGATAAACACAGCTATCAGATCAGCAAAGATaacaacagtgcctgacacatgttTGGGAAACACCCTTGCACATCGCAGGGGAGAGGGTAATTTGGCAATgtctatcaaaattacaaatgcacataCCTTTTGACTCAGCCATTCCCTTTCTAGGAATTAATCTTAGggatataccctgtttccccgaaaataagacctagccggacaatcagctctaatgcgtcttttggagcaaaaattaatataagacccagtattatattatattatattatattatattttatattatattatattaaagacccagtattatagtaaaataagaccgggtcttatattaatttttgctccaaaagacgcattagagctgattgtccggcgaggtcttattttcggggaaacacggcactcACACGCGCGCAGGATAACCCCTGTAAAGGATACTCCCAGTAGCAAGCAGTATTTTAGCAAAAGAGTGGAAACAAGCTCAGCACACAGCAGTGGAGGACAGGTGAGAGAATCAGGGTGGAGCTTTATGATGGAATGCTATGCAGTCATGAAAAATACTGAGGATGCTCTTTGTGTCCTGATGTGGAACAATCTGCAAGATGCCCTGTTGAATGGAAAGCTCATGAGGCAGGACAATGTACCCTGCCTGATGTGCTactgttttttgtgtttgaaaAAATTCTATCTAAGTATCTGCTTGGGTGCATATGGGTGAGATCTAGAAAACTATACCAGAAACTGGCAACACTGGAAAATAAATCCTTCTGTACCTCTGGAATTTTGAACGTTTACCTAgtccaaataaagaaataagcatCCAGGTGTTCCACGCCCACCCACCCAGTTGAACAGTCACTTTCGCCCAGCATCCCTGCTTTTCCAGCCATCGGTCTTGTGACATTTCAAGGCTGTCCCCTGTCCACATGCGAAGGCCTCTGCTTTCTCCATGTGCTTTGGAAAGGGGACAGAGTACCCAATGCTCCTGACCGCTCACCTTTCTCATTCTTACTGCTAATCATCTAAGAATACAGCTTAAGGGATTTGAAGTCCCAGCTCTATCCTTTGAAGCAGTGCCCATTCTGACTTCCCTTTCTCacatcccctccccaccaccaatAAAACTTGCTTTGCATAGCTGCCTCCCTTCCACATGTGGACCGACCCTGAATTGAGTGCAGCTTGGGTTTCGGGAACCCCCCTCCCCATTTACAATGGACCCTTCAAAACCCCATGACTAATTTGGtttcataattttgtctttttctctacaAGGCACAGCAAATTGTATAAACTTCAGGCCCCACCAAACTGCCTCCCATCTCCACACTGCATTTCTCACAATGCACTGCCGTTTACTTACGTATAGTTTTCCTCTGCTAGACTGAAATTCTAGAAGGCAGAGGCCACGTCTCATTCTTCTTGCATCCCTAACACATAACAGGACGTAGTAAGTCCCAGTAAATGCACGCTGAACTGAATCAAGTAAGACCACAAATAAAGTCTTATTACTGctatttttctgatttcctaTAACACTTAgcttgttaattaaaatatttgttaacgCCTATCTTTCCCAAGCTTGACACTCCGTGAAAGTCTCGCTTCCTCCCCTGAAGACTAAAAGAGAGGTGTCTGTAGATTTCTTTCTGAATcagcagggagaggaaaaggatggGGAAAATGGAACTCGATTTGCACTGGGATCTCATGGTGAGGGtctgaaagaaaaaacttaacCACAGCCCCAGCCACCATTACTCAGCCCACAAATCTGGGGGGTCAGCCTtgattccctcctcccctgtctCTCCCCCATCCATCCAATCCATCTGCAAGTCCTACCCAAAACgttctaaacatttttttgtgcTCTGAATTCTTTAATGTCTGACAAAACCTATGGCCCCTTCTCagaattaaaaaatgcaaacaataaaatAGATGGGATTACAAATGAaatcaattatattgaaatagaGTCatcaaacatgttttaaattgtgataatAGTAATCTATGGGCTTCTTTCATGAGCACATTATTATTTAAGATCAAGCAATAGGTTTGATGACTACCGTAATCTCAAAGCAATGATGAGTAAAAATGATACTTTAAGAGGTCTGCAACAACTGTATAGAATATGGAAAGAGCCGTGCACTCCATTGGTGACAAAGTCCAAGCACTGCTAACGTGGTCTGTTGCCAATACTCGTGCTACAAGGAAATACCACGTTTTTGGTTAGAGAATAGTAAAAAGCAAGACAATTGTTTTCCCATCCAAGTTCATGGAGCCCCGGAATCCTATCCAGAGACCCCTCGAGGAGTGGTCTGTGGAATCCAGGTTCCTGTtctcaaatattaattgagtCAGAAAGCCTCCATTGCGTCTCACAGTGGTAATATAAAACAACTCCTTGGTGTGGTCCTGCGTGCCCCCTGCTTGCCTCTCTTTCCTTACCTGCTATGACTCTCTCACTCCCTAACTCTgatccagccacactggtctcctttCTGTTACTGAACCCAGAAAGAAGCCccgacctcagggcctttgcacatgctgttgcCTTgcaccttcctttccttcttgatCTGCACATAATGGGCCCCTCCTCATCACTCAAATCTCTGCAAATGCCCCCTCCTCAGAGAGGTCTCCCCTGGCCACACACTGTGCCTTTTCTTCAATCACTCCCTATTCCattacattcttttctttccttcatagcAACTATCCActtcctgtctgtctccccaaCAAGAGTGGGTGCCAGCTCCATGAGGGCACAGACTTGTCTGCCCTATTCCCCACGCAGAAAAGCGCCGGGGCATGGGGGGTGTTCACTAAATGTTTGCTGActaaaggaatgaaagaatgagaaaggagaCTCGTGGTGAACAGCGAACCGTCTCAGGACTGGAGTTAGCCAGTAGGAAGCCCCATTTCTCCACAATCTGGGGGCAGCATGAGATCTGAAGCCACTTGGGGGCGCGATCCCACCGAGTCAGAAGGTAAAGAAGTTAGAGAAAGCACAAAGATGTGGGGAGCAGGGCCCCTGCCAGGGCGTTTAGTGCGTCATCTGCTCAGTCACTAACCCGCGAGCAAGACTAGCAGAGagtagttacaagaagcggagtacagcattaggaatagagacagtggaaacgtagTGGCTGTGCACGGTGTCAGAGGgctagtggatgggggagggggttgtcactgtgtgagggatataaatgataaatgtctaactattacattgttttgtacacctgaaactaataaaaagaaaagaaacgaaaagaaaagagaagactaGCAGAGAGGGCTGGCACACCCCATCAGAGCCCAGAAGGACCAGCCCCATTCTTGCTCGTTGCCGCATTGTAATCTCCTCCCACCGCTCACCCGACAACAGGCGTCTAACAGGTGATCATGAGGTAAAACACTGGTGGTGTTTCAGGGCCGGCTGGCTGTGCTCTGCTGCAGCTGGGCTCTTGGCCACAGATTGGGGACAGACAGACTGAGACACATGGTTTATATGACACCTGGGTGACCTGGAGTGTAACTGTCCACTTTCCCACCTGGCGTGGTTTCACCTGGTGGGGGGAGAAAGCCATGAGAAGGAACTAGAGGAGGCGTAGGCCCACGCGCAGTGTCTCACCCCGCGCACGGCGTGGACGCCCCACTCCCCATCACAGGCCTCCACACTTGCTCTGGCAGCCACTACGACTGTCGCACGCCCGTCGACGCCCACTGGCCATCTGTGATCTGGCAAATTATGACCTGTTCTGGATACTCCGTTCGAAGACATGGACAGCCTAGAGTTAAGTCTAGAGTGGGGACACAGGAAGGGACGGGGTCTGGGGGCCACGTCAATTATATTGTGATTGATTGTGCTCCAAATGCGGACGGGCTTGTGTTAGTCTGCCCAACGGTAGACTGAGCTGCCTGGGAAGGCAGTGAGTACCTGTGTTGGGGGCCACCTGGATGAAACTGCACTCCCACCTGCCCAGAATGGTGCAGAGGGTGTTCCCACACTGGGTGGCAGGGTAGACTAGACGGGAGCAAGAGTCCCTTCCAGCTGAGAACTCGAGGGATTGATCTTGGCTCTCTTGCCTGcttcttgctgtgtgacttgggggAAAGCCAACACCTCTGGACCTCGGCCTCCGTAACTGTATAGGGTGACGATGCATGGTGTCCTGGAAAGACCTGGGCTCTGC
The DNA window shown above is from Rhinolophus ferrumequinum isolate MPI-CBG mRhiFer1 chromosome 15, mRhiFer1_v1.p, whole genome shotgun sequence and carries:
- the POU2F2 gene encoding POU domain, class 2, transcription factor 2 isoform X5 — encoded protein: MTQLFPQPCGAGSMVHSSMGAPEIRMSKPLEAEKQGLDSPSEHTDTERNGPDTNHQNPQNKTSPFSVSPTGPSTKVGILSGLHLTFWGPGPCLSPPQIKAEDPSGDPAPAAPPPPQPAQPHLPQAQLMLTGSQLAGDIQQLLQLQQLVLVPGHHLQPPAQFLLPQAQQSQPGLLPTPNLFQLPQQTQGALLTSQPRAGLPTQAVTRPTLPEPHLSHPQPPKCLEPPSHPEEPSDLEELEQFARTFKQRRIKLGFTQGDVGLAMGKLYGNDFSQTTISRFEALNLSFKNMCKLKPLLEKWLNDAETMSVDSSLPSPNQLSSPSLGFDGLPGRRRKKRTSIETNVRFALEKSFLANQKPTSEEILLIAEQLHMEKEVIRVWFCNRRQKEKRINPCSAAPMLPSPGKPASYSPHLVTPQGGAGTLPMSQASSSLSTTVTTLSSAVGTLHPSRTAGGGGGGGGAAPPLNSIPSVTPPPPATTNSTNPSPQGSHSAIGLSGLNPSAGSTMVGLSSGLSPALMSNNPLATIQALASGGTLPLTSLDSSGNLVLGAAGAAPGSPGLVTSPLFLNHAGLPLLSAPPGVGLVSAAAAAVAASISSKSPGLSSSSSSSSSSSSSSSTCSEAAAQTPGGPGGPEAGSKPE
- the POU2F2 gene encoding POU domain, class 2, transcription factor 2 isoform X6 → MTQLFPQPCGAGSMVHSSMGAPEIRMSKPLEAEKQGLDSPSEHTDTERNGPDTNHQNPQNKTSPFSVSPTGPSTKIKAEDPSGDPAPAAPPPPQPAQPHLPQAQLMLTGSQLAGDIQQLLQLQQLVLVPGHHLQPPAQFLLPQAQQSQPGLLPTPNLFQLPQQTQGALLTSQPRAGLPTQPPKCLEPPSHPEEPSDLEELEQFARTFKQRRIKLGFTQGDVGLAMGKLYGNDFSQTTISRFEALNLSFKNMCKLKPLLEKWLNDAETMSVDSSLPSPNQLSSPSLGFDGLPGRRRKKRTSIETNVRFALEKSFLANQKPTSEEILLIAEQLHMEKEVIRVWFCNRRQKEKRINPCSAAPMLPSPGKPASYSPHLVTPQGGAGTLPMSQASSSLSTTVTTLSSAVGTLHPSRTAGGGGGGGGAAPPLNSIPSVTPPPPATTNSTNPSPQGSHSAIGLSGLNPSAGSTMVGLSSGLSPALMSNNPLATIQALASGGTLPLTSLDSSGNLVLGAAGAAPGSPGLVTSPLFLNHAGLPLLSAPPGVGLVSAAAAAVAASISSKSPGLSSSSSSSSSSSSSSSTCSEAAAQTPGGPGGPEAGSKPE
- the POU2F2 gene encoding POU domain, class 2, transcription factor 2 isoform X3, whose amino-acid sequence is MTQLFPQPCGAGSMVHSSMGAPEIRMSKPLEAEKQGLDSPSEHTDTERNGPDTNHQNPQNKTSPFSVSPTGPSTKVGILSGLHLTFWGPGPCLSPPQIKAEDPSGDPAPAAPPPPQPAQPHLPQAQLMLTGSQLAGLTALMPAQQQLLLQQAQAQLLAAAAAAAASSSSSSSSSSSASSSTSQPPASSGGGDLPPPQPASQPPGTPQLTLSQPIQLTAQDIQQLLQLQQLVLVPGHHLQPPAQFLLPQAQQSQPGLLPTPNLFQLPQQTQGALLTSQPRAGLPTQPPKCLEPPSHPEEPSDLEELEQFARTFKQRRIKLGFTQGDVGLAMGKLYGNDFSQTTISRFEALNLSFKNMCKLKPLLEKWLNDAETMSVDSSLPSPNQLSSPSLGFDGLPGRRRKKRTSIETNVRFALEKSFLANQKPTSEEILLIAEQLHMEKEVIRVWFCNRRQKEKRINPCSAAPMLPSPGKPASYSPHLVTPQGGAGTLPMSQASSSLSTTVTTLSSAVGTLHPSRTAGGGGGGGGAAPPLNSIPSVTPPPPATTNSTNPSPQGSHSAIGLSGLNPSAGSTMVGLSSGLSPALMSNNPLATIQALASGGTLPLTSLDSSGNLVLGAAGAAPGSPGLVTSPLFLNHAGLPLLSAPPGVGLVSAAAAAVAASISSKSPGLSSSSSSSSSSSSSSSTCSEAAAQTPGGPGGPEAGSKPE
- the POU2F2 gene encoding POU domain, class 2, transcription factor 2 isoform X9, whose translation is MTQLFPQPCGAGSMVHSSMGAPEIRMSKPLEAEKQGLDSPSEHTDTERNGPDTNHQNPQNKTSPFSVSPTGPSTKVGILSGLHLTFWGPGPCLSPPQIKAEDPSGDPAPAAPPPPQPAQPHLPQAQLMLTGSQLAGDIQQLLQLQQLVLVPGHHLQPPAQFLLPQAQQSQPGLLPTPNLFQLPQQTQGALLTSQPRAGLPTQPPKCLEPPSHPEEPSDLEELEQFARTFKQRRIKLGFTQGDVGLAMGKLYGNDFSQTTISRFEALNLSFKNMCKLKPLLEKWLNDAETMSVDSSLPSPNQLSSPSLGFDGLPGRRRKKRTSIETNVRFALEKSFLANQKPTSEEILLIAEQLHMEKEVIRVWFCNRRQKEKRINPCSAAPMLPSPGKPASYSPHLVTPQGGAGTLPMSQASSSLSTTVTTLSSAVGTLHPSRTAGGGGGGGGAAPPLNSIPSVTPPPPATTNSTNPSPQGSHSAIGLSGLNPSAGPGLWWNPAPYQP